GACGCCGACGGAAGGCGGCGCCATGGGCGCGGTCGGCGCGCTGATCATGGCCGCCGCCAAGGGCCGCCTGACCCTCGACGTGATCAAGCAGGCGCTTGCCTCGACGACGCGCCTGTCGGCCTTCGTGATGTTCATCCTGATCGGTGCGCGCGTCTTCTCGCTCACCTTCTACGGCGTCAACGGCCATATCTGGGTGGAGCATCTGCTCACGTCGTTGCCGGGCGGCGAAGTCGGGTTCCTGATCGCCGTGAACATCCTGGTGTTCCTGCTGGCGTTCTTCCTCGACTTCTTCGAACTTGCCTTCATCATCGTGCCGCTGCTGGCGCCGGCTGCGACGGCGCTCGGCATCGACCTGATCTGGTTCGGCGTCCTGCTCGGCGTCAACATGCAGACGAGCTTCATGCATCCGCCCTTCGGCTTCGCGCTGTTCTACCTTCGCTCGGTGGCGGCGCGCGCGCCCTATATTGACAAGGTCACCGGCCGGCAGACCGCGCCGGTGACGACCGGGCAGATCTACTGGGGGGCGGTGCCCTTCGTCTGCATCCAGGTGATCATGGTGGCTCTCGTCATCACCTTCCCCGGCATGGTCATGCACTACAAGGGCAGCGGCCCCGTGGTCGATCCGAACACGATCAAGATCGAGGTGCCCGGTTTCGGCGGCCAGGGCGGCGGTCTCGGCGCGCCGGGAGGCCTCGGCCTGCCGCCGCTTGGTGGGGGCTCGCAGCCCGCGCAGCCGTCAGGCAACGGCCTGAGCAGCCCGCCGAGTTTCGGCGCCCCTGCACAGCCCACGCAGCCTGCGCCGTCGAACGACCTGACTCAACCGCCAAGCTTCGGCACGCCTGCTCCGGCCCCGGCGCAACCCGCACCGGCGCAGTAGCGCCGACGGCTGAAGGCTGGAAAGAAAAGACCCCGGGGCGTCGCCGCCCCGGGGTTTTCTTTTCGGATCCCTGCAGTCCGGATCAGCCGAGCTTGCCGGCCCGCTGCTGGATCATCATGAACGTGTCGTAGGTGTATTCCGAGATCTGCGCCCAGAGATAGGCGTCCTTGCGGAACTCGGACTGGTTGTCGAATATCTTCTTGAACATCGCATTCGAAGCGCCGATCTCGGCATAGGTCGCCGCCGAAGCATCGAACGCGGCGGAGAGAATCTCCTGGCTGAACGGCTTGAGCACCGCCCCGCCCGCGACCAGGCGGCGAAGGGCAGCCGGGTTCTTGGCGTCGTAGTTCGCCATCATGTCGCAGTTCGCCGCCTCGCAGGCCGCGCGCAGCAGCGACTGGTAGTGCTTGGGCAACTCGTTCCACTTGGCGAGGTTGATCAGCGCATGCAGCGTCGGGCCGCCCTCCCAGAAGCCCGGATAGTTGTAGTATTTCGCCACCTTGTAGAAGCCGAGCTTTTCGTCGTCATAAGGTCCGACCCACTCGGCGGCGTCGATCGTGCCCTTCTCCAGCGCCGGATAGATGTCGCCGCCGGCGATCTGCTGCGGCACGACGCCGAGCTTCTCCATGATCTTGCCGGCGAAGCCGCCGATGCGCATCTTCAGACCCTTGAGGTCGGCGAGCGTGTTGATCTCCTTGCGATACCAGCCGCCCATCTGGGCGCCGGTATTGCCGCAGGCGAGTCCGTAGAGGCCCTGCGTGGCGTAGAACTCGTTGAGCAGCGCCTCGCCGCCGGCATGGTAGATCCAGCCGTTCATCTGGCGTGCATTGAGCGAGAACGGCACCGCGGTCGCGAGCGCGTAAGTCGGATCCTTGCCCCAGAAGTAATACGAGGCCGTATGGCACATCTCGACAGTACCGGCCGAGGTCGCATCCGCCGCCTGCAGGCCGGGAACGATCTCTGCTGCGGCGAAGACCTGGATCTGGAAATTGCCGTCAGAGGCCTCGTTGACATATTTGGCCATCGTCTCGGCCGCGCCGTAGATCGTGTCGAGCGCCTTCGGGAACGACGACGTACAGCGCCAGGCGATCTTCGGAGAGCTCTGCGCGATGGCAGGCGCGGCGAGCGTCGACGCCGCTGCGGCGCCTGCGCCGGCCAGGCCGGCCTTGGTGATGAATGCACGACGATCCATTGAATATCCTCCCAGATGTGGATCCAACGGCTCCGGCAGGACATTCTGTAATAGGGAATTATGGTCGCCCTGCCCGACCGCTGGCCCAATCAATGCACGCTGGACCAATCAAGTAAAGACGGGTGAAAATACCCGACGTGCCACATCGCTCCGAAAACGAAAAACCCCGGAGCGTCGCCGCTCCGGGGCCAGTCGGACAATGCGCTCAGGTCAGATCTTGCCAGCGCGCTGCTGGATCATCATGAAGGTGTCGTAGTTGTATTCCGCCACCTGGGCGTTGAGGTAGTACGAGCCGCGGAAGGCGGTGATCGAATCCCAGATCTTCTTGAACTCGGGAATCGTCGACGTCATTTCGGCATAAACCTCGTTCGACTTGTCGAAGCACGCCGACAGGATCTCCTGGCTGAACGGACGCAGCTGCGCGCCGCTGGCCACCAGGTTCTTGATCGCGGTCGGGTTCTTATAGTCGTATTTCTGCAGCATGTCGGCGTCGGCGGCCTGGGCCGCGGTGCGCAGCAGCGCCTGGTAGTTCTTCGGCAGCTCTTCGTACTTCGCCTTGTTGAACAGGAAGTGGACGGTCGGACCACCTTCCCACCAGCCCGGATAGTAGTAGTACGGCGCCACCTTGTAGAAGCCGAGCTTTTCGTCGTCATACGGCCCGACCCACTCGGCCGCGTCGATGGTGCCCTTCTCCAGCGCCGGATAGATGTCGCCGCCGGCGATCTGCTGCGGCACGACGCCGAGCTTCTCGACAACCTTGCCGGCGAAGCCGCCGATGCGCATCTTCAGGCCCTGCAGGTCGGCGA
The Mesorhizobium australicum genome window above contains:
- a CDS encoding TRAP transporter substrate-binding protein, coding for MDRRSFIKKAGFAGTSAVAATALAAPAIAQSAPKVTWRMTSSFPKSLDTIYGGAEVLSKMLSEATDGNFQIQVFAAGEIVPGLQAADATTAGTVEACHTVSYYYWGKNPTWALGAAVPFALNARGMNAWHYHGGGIDLFNEFLGTQGLYGLPGGNTGVQMGGWFRKEINTVADLQGLKMRIGGFAGKVVEKLGVVPQQIAGGDIYPALEKGTIDAAEWVGPYDDEKLGFYKVAPYYYYPGWWEGGPTVHFLFNKAKYEELPKNYQALLRTAAQAADADMLQKYDYKNPTAIKNLVASGAQLRPFSQEILSACFDKSNEVYAEMTSTIPEFKKIWDSITAFRGSYYLNAQVAEYNYDTFMMIQQRAGKI
- a CDS encoding TRAP transporter substrate-binding protein, whose protein sequence is MDRRAFITKAGLAGAGAAAASTLAAPAIAQSSPKIAWRCTSSFPKALDTIYGAAETMAKYVNEASDGNFQIQVFAAAEIVPGLQAADATSAGTVEMCHTASYYFWGKDPTYALATAVPFSLNARQMNGWIYHAGGEALLNEFYATQGLYGLACGNTGAQMGGWYRKEINTLADLKGLKMRIGGFAGKIMEKLGVVPQQIAGGDIYPALEKGTIDAAEWVGPYDDEKLGFYKVAKYYNYPGFWEGGPTLHALINLAKWNELPKHYQSLLRAACEAANCDMMANYDAKNPAALRRLVAGGAVLKPFSQEILSAAFDASAATYAEIGASNAMFKKIFDNQSEFRKDAYLWAQISEYTYDTFMMIQQRAGKLG